One stretch of Punica granatum isolate Tunisia-2019 chromosome 5, ASM765513v2, whole genome shotgun sequence DNA includes these proteins:
- the LOC116209231 gene encoding phylloplanin-like — protein sequence MAYSYYCKLSLLFIALTMAFTTLTGRTAEAQLSGPIGSLLGLFRIDGILFCSLDGTSNGTTTPIFHDAKVQLRCGGAVISTSVTNASGAFSFMLNPLQFLLSYVLDNCRLTVTTPLSTCNAALPSVGQLVSQLQSVGSTVVGLLNVTQLVPGGFRLLPPS from the exons ATGGCTTATTCTTACTATTGCAAGCTCTCGCTTCTCTTCATTGCACTCACGATGGCATTTACGACTCTGACAGGGCGAACGGCTGAAGCGCAGCTGTCGGGGCCAATTGGCAGCCTTCTGGGTCTCTTCCGTATAGATGGGATTCTGTTTTGCAGCCTCGATGGCACTTCTAATGGCACCACTACTCCGATCTTTCATG ATGCTAAGGTACAACTAAGATGCGGAGGGGCGGTGATCTCGACCTCAGTCACAAATGCATCGGGAGCATTTTCGTTTATGCTGAATCCTTTGCAATTCCTTTTGTCGTATGTGCTCGACAATTGCCGGCTTACAGTTACCACGCCGCTCTCGACCTGCAACGCTGCTCTCCCCTCCGTCGGCCAACTCGTCTCCCAGTTGCAGTCCGTTGGAAGCACCGTCGTCGGACTCCTCAATGTCACCCAACTCGTTCCGGGCGGGTTCCGGCTCCTCCCTCCCAGTTAA
- the LOC116209435 gene encoding phylloplanin-like, whose translation MASCYCKISLLFVSLVVASSILAAPWAESQQPPGDPVGVSTYGLITGVLYCSPNGNVNGSSTPVFPNASVQLQCGVMAIAASVTNRSGAFLMMLDPMQFQLMDPISNCRLITITPLSSCNANLPSNGLLVSTLHSYGGIMVSDSVSVTHFIPVGFSLVSSS comes from the exons ATGGCTTCTTGCTATTGCAAGATCTCGCTTCTCTTCGTCTCCCTCGTGGTGGCTTCATCGATACTGGCAGCCCCATGGGCCGAGTCCCAGCAGCCACCTGGGGATCCTGTAGGTGTAAGCACCTATGGTCTCATTACTGGGGTCTTATATTGCAGTCCCAACGGCAATGTCAATGGTAGTTCGACCCCTGTTTTCCCAA ATGCATCAGTGCAGTTGCAGTGCGGGGTGATGGCGATTGCAGCTTCAGTAACAAACCGATCAGGAGCATTTTTGATGATGTTGGATCCCATGCAGTTCCAACTAATGGATCCGATTAGCAACTGTCGTCTGATAACTATCACACCGTTATCCAGTTGCAATGCCAATCTGCCCTCCAATGGCTTGCTCGTCTCGACCTTGCACTCCTATGGGGGTATCATGGTCTCTGACTCCGTCAGTGTCACCCACTTCATTCCGGTGGGGTTCTCCCTCGTTTCGTCTAGTTAA
- the LOC116208721 gene encoding phylloplanin-like, whose protein sequence is MQSISPHPLLNVHQPNTALLISPEYHFTCLLFSSPLFPLPVGMASSYYCKLSLLFIALAVASAILTGQKADAQLLGPIGGLLGLLRIDGILFCSLNGSANVTATPVFPNAAVQLKCGGAVISTSITNASGAFSFMLNPLQFLVSNVLNNCQLTVTTPLSTCNAALPSLGQLVSPLQSLGSTIIGLLNVTQLIPGGFQLLPPN, encoded by the exons ATGCAAAGCATTTCTCCGCACCCACTTCTGAACGTTCACCAGCCAAACACAGCTTTATTAATCTCACCTGAGTATCATTTCACTTGTCTGcttttttcttctcctctctttcCCTTGCCGGTAGGTATGGCTTCTTCTTACTATTGCAAGCTCTCGCTTCTCTTCATCGCACTCGCTGTGGCATCCGCGATCCTGACGGGCCAAAAGGCCGATGCCCAGCTGTTGGGGCCAATCGGTGGACTTCTTGGTCTCCTCCGTATAGATGGGATTCTATTTTGCAGCCTCAATGGCAGCGCCAATGTCACTGCAACTCCCGTCTTTCCTA ATGCTGCAGTACAACTAAAATGTGGAGGGGCGGTGATCTCGACCTCAATCACAAATGCGTCGGGAGCATTTTCGTTTATGTTGAATCCTTTACAATTCCTAGTGTCAAATGTGCTCAACAATTGCCAGCTTACCGTTACCACGCCGCTGTCAACCTGCAACGCTGCTCTCCCCTCCCTCGGCCAACTTGTCTCCCCGTTGCAGTCCCTTGGAAGCACCATCATCGGACTCCTCAATGTCACCCAACTCATTCCCGGCGGGTTCCAGCTCCTCCCTCCCAATTAA
- the LOC116208155 gene encoding 60S ribosomal protein L22-2: protein MSKGGSAGAKGGKKKGVSFVIDCAKPVEDKIMDIASLEKFLQERIKVDGKAGNLGDSVTVTREKSKITVTSDSNFSKRYLKYLTKKYLKKHNVRDWLRVIASNKDRSVYELRYFNIAEDEGQEED, encoded by the exons ATGAGTAAAGGAGGGAGCGCCGGCGCCAAGGGCGggaagaagaagggagtgAGCTTCGTCATCGACTGCGCGAAGCCGGTGGAGGACAAGATCATGGACATCGCCTCGCTCGAGAAGTTCCTTCAGGAGCGGATCAAGGTCGACGGCAAGGCCGGCAACCTCGGCGATTCCGTCACCGTCACCCGCGAAAAGTCCAAGATCACCGTCACCTCCGACTCCAACTTCTCCAAGAG GTACCTCAAGTACTTGACGAAGAAGTATCTGAAGAAGCACAACGTCCGGGATTGGCTCCGGGTGATCGCCTCCAACAAGGACCGCAGCGTCTACGAGCTTAGGTACTTCAACATCGCGGAAGACGAGGGCCAGGAGGAAGACTAA
- the LOC116208154 gene encoding probable 3-ketoacyl-CoA synthase 21: MISLDHLVLLTCAVLALYFIVKRRRVAIYLLDFTCYRPPDSHRMPKSMFSEYIQLEDRMDNEGKALQVKIMERSGYSDETYIPLSLTEMPVKRCYSSGLDEASTVIFSAVRDLLERTNTSPRAIDILIINNSVFSPTPSLTAMVINRFGMRSNVMSFNLSGMGCSAGIVSVALARDLLKIHRNSLALVVSTEVLNGNWYTGKNKSMLISNCLFRMGSAAILMSSRGQDEERAKYKLKYLVRSNKARDDQSYTCVYQDMDSENQTGILLSKTLVNVAGDALKTNMAILGKLALPLSEQLRYAHSIIRQKVKGGGKTGIYIPNFKKAFEHFCIHAGGKAVIEAIEKSLKLSQEDVEASKMTLFKFGNTSSSSIWYELAYIESKGRMKIGDRVWQIALGSGFKCNSAVWECINTAGPDVENVWKGKF, translated from the coding sequence ATGATCTCACTGGACCATCTGGTACTCCTGACATGTGCAGTTTTGGCTCTCTATTTCATCGTAAAGAGGAGGAGAGTTGCAATTTACCTCCTCGACTTCACCTGCTACAGGCCGCCCGATTCTCACCGGATGCCCAAGTCCATGTTCAGCGAGTACATCCAACTCGAAGATCGAATGGACAACGAAGGAAAGGCTCTGCAGGTCAAGATCATGGAGAGGTCCGGCTACAGCGATGAGACCTATATCCCGCTCTCTCTCACCGAGATGCCCGTGAAGAGATGCTACTCATCGGGACTAGATGAGGCCTCCACGGTCATCTTCTCTGCAGTCAGAGATCTACTTGAGAGAACAAACACCAGCCCGAGAGCCATAGATATACTGATCATCAACAACAGCGTGTTCTCTCCGACGCCTTCTCTTACGGCTATGGTGATTAACAGGTTCGGGATGAGGAGCAACGTAATGAGCTTCAACCTATCAGGCATGGGGTGTAGTGCTGGGATTGTATCGGTAGCTCTAGCAAGAGACCTGTTGAAGATTCACAGGAACTCACTGGCCCTAGTCGTGAGCACAGAGGTGCTGAACGGGAACTGGTACACGGGCAAGAACAAATCTATGCTGATAAGCAATTGTCTCTTTCGAATGGGCAGCGCAGCTATACTTATGTCGAGCAGAGGTCAGGACGAGGAGAGGGCTAAGTACAAATTGAAATACCTAGTTCGCTCGAATAAAGCGAGAGATGATCAATCTTACACTTGCGTGTACCAGGACATGGACTCTGAGAACCAAACCGGGATATTACTCTCAAAGACCCTGGTAAATGTAGCTGGGGACGCTCTAAAGACGAACATGGCAATCCTAGGAAAGCTGGCCCTGCCTTTGTCGGAGCAGCTAAGATACGCTCATTCAATAATCAGACAGAAAGTGAAAGGTGGGGGGAAAACAGGAATCTACATACCCAACTTCAAGAAGGCATTCGAGCATTTCTGCATACACGCCGGAGGGAAAGCCGTGATAGAAGCGATAGAGAAGAGCCTGAAGCTGAGCCAAGAAGATGTCGAAGCGTCCAAGATGACTCTGTTCAAGTTCGGGAATACTTCGTCTTCCTCCATCTGGTATGAGCTAGCTTACATAGAATCCAAAGGGAGGATGAAGATAGGCGACAGGGTATGGCAGATTGCACTCGGAAGTGGGTTCAAGTGCAACAGTGCAGTGTGGGAATGCATCAACACAGCAGGCCCCGACGTGGAGAACGTGTGGAAAGGCAAATTTTGA